A section of the Paenibacillus odorifer genome encodes:
- a CDS encoding methyl-accepting chemotaxis protein: MKKSWTLYFKSVGVKLFVILFSSIVLLSSVLGLTSYFAAKNIITNEVAAASTQSVVQAADKLDFVLAEYEALSRQFALDSVLKGDLEKINSGELTTVDKAGAEDRIRRKLDLVKGSDERMYGVRLVSKSLVDSESYKSAGISGIRSDEGISARLEQIAAAKGEPVWFPVREKGFFDAYTEPSLTMGRLLRNLVHPEAEYYMLIEVKGKAMTEMLSNLQIGMTGEIRILSADGSIVYGVDQAKLGQPSYIKVSEEQGKEQNHSFTAEDENGSSQLVVYQPLATAKWTLMGYAPVSDFTKSADKLLYITFSVVLAAALIALLIGYILVRLVGRPLGKLAVLMEEGEHGNLQVRTHFKGKDEIGRLGHSFNKMMEQISLLARQSGNSADEVLLTSEQLVQASSTISLHAREVATATGEIAAGSASLAVEAERSYHNVEIIGSKMSEVTEINTVMDHSAERVIEVSNQGTELMKLLVEQSESTVEMINRIQDNSTKLRESTHLIRSILSPMIAVNKQTNILALNATIEAVRAGAAGRGFIVIADEIRQLANQSNESIQSVSKITEEIGLHIENTVKDINEAAPKFREQISSVRESSTIFASVKEEMEHFMRHISESSASVLELIEFQRQLGESMASVSSIVQQTTASTEEVASMSSQQFTVSEELVALSEKLEGLAADLKHSLVSFQV; this comes from the coding sequence ATGAAAAAGTCCTGGACTCTATATTTTAAATCTGTTGGAGTTAAACTGTTCGTTATTTTATTTAGTTCTATAGTTCTCTTATCCTCCGTGCTAGGATTGACTTCCTATTTTGCCGCTAAAAATATCATTACGAATGAGGTTGCTGCAGCCTCCACACAATCTGTAGTTCAGGCAGCGGACAAGCTGGATTTTGTGCTGGCAGAGTATGAGGCACTATCAAGGCAGTTTGCACTCGACTCTGTGTTAAAGGGTGATTTAGAAAAAATAAATAGTGGCGAGCTTACAACTGTGGACAAAGCCGGTGCTGAAGATCGGATTCGCAGAAAGCTGGACTTGGTAAAAGGGTCTGATGAGCGGATGTATGGCGTCAGGCTGGTATCCAAGAGCTTGGTAGACTCAGAATCTTATAAGTCTGCTGGCATAAGTGGGATTCGTAGTGATGAAGGCATTTCCGCAAGATTAGAGCAAATTGCCGCAGCTAAAGGAGAGCCAGTCTGGTTTCCCGTTCGTGAGAAAGGCTTTTTTGATGCTTATACTGAGCCATCCTTAACTATGGGGAGATTGCTGCGTAATCTTGTACATCCCGAAGCGGAGTATTACATGCTAATCGAAGTGAAAGGGAAGGCCATGACTGAAATGCTGTCTAACCTTCAGATTGGGATGACCGGTGAAATTCGTATCTTGAGTGCGGATGGCAGCATTGTGTATGGTGTGGATCAAGCTAAGCTGGGTCAACCCTCTTACATAAAAGTTTCAGAAGAACAAGGTAAAGAGCAGAATCATTCATTTACAGCGGAGGATGAGAACGGAAGTTCTCAGCTTGTTGTATACCAGCCCTTGGCTACTGCCAAGTGGACGCTTATGGGGTATGCTCCCGTCAGTGATTTTACCAAGTCTGCGGACAAACTTTTATATATTACATTTTCTGTGGTGCTAGCGGCAGCCTTAATAGCACTACTAATCGGTTATATTCTTGTTCGTTTGGTAGGGCGTCCGCTGGGTAAGCTGGCAGTCTTGATGGAAGAAGGAGAGCATGGGAACCTACAGGTACGAACCCATTTTAAGGGCAAGGACGAGATTGGCCGCTTGGGTCACAGCTTCAACAAAATGATGGAGCAGATCTCTTTGCTTGCAAGGCAGAGCGGGAATTCGGCAGATGAAGTCCTCCTTACTTCGGAACAATTAGTACAAGCATCAAGTACAATCTCCCTCCATGCCAGAGAGGTTGCGACCGCTACCGGTGAGATTGCAGCGGGGTCAGCCAGCCTCGCTGTTGAAGCCGAACGCAGTTATCACAATGTTGAGATTATCGGCAGCAAAATGAGTGAAGTGACGGAAATAAATACAGTGATGGACCATTCAGCAGAACGGGTCATTGAGGTTAGCAATCAAGGTACAGAGCTGATGAAGCTGCTAGTAGAACAAAGTGAGTCTACGGTAGAGATGATCAATCGAATTCAAGATAATTCTACTAAGCTCAGAGAAAGCACCCATTTAATTCGCAGTATTCTCAGCCCTATGATTGCCGTGAATAAGCAAACCAATATTTTGGCGCTAAATGCTACCATAGAAGCAGTTAGGGCAGGTGCGGCCGGAAGAGGGTTCATAGTGATTGCTGATGAAATCAGGCAGCTCGCTAACCAGTCGAATGAGTCGATTCAATCGGTCTCCAAGATCACGGAAGAGATTGGTCTACATATCGAGAACACCGTTAAGGATATCAATGAAGCCGCTCCTAAGTTCCGTGAACAAATCTCTTCTGTAAGAGAGTCGTCAACGATATTTGCGAGTGTCAAAGAGGAAATGGAACATTTCATGAGACATATTAGTGAATCTTCTGCTTCTGTCCTCGAATTGATTGAGTTCCAGCGTCAACTTGGTGAATCCATGGCCAGCGTCAGCTCCATTGTCCAGCAGACCACAGCTTCGACGGAGGAGGTAGCTTCTATGTCATCTCAGCAATTTACGGTTAGTGAGGAATTGGTTGCCTTATCGGAAAAGCTGGAGGGCTTGGCAGCGGATCTCAAGCACTCTTTGGTTTCTTTTCAAGTATGA
- a CDS encoding sugar ABC transporter permease, whose product MQRHRTRAAILSTIFMGLGQIYNRQFVKGILYLAVEAVAVFYFIENLANSLWGIVTLGENPSRLVKVKGIAKMVTGDHSIYIMIQSLITILILILLIIAWYLNIRDAYKIGEKRDNGLQANTFKQSVRYILDYKFAQAFLVLPGIGVLFFTIMPIIFMILLAFTNYSAPDHLPPAKLVDWVGFQTFRNLLVLKTWSHTFYGVLTWTIIWAVLSTITTYFGGLLVALLVSQKGIRFKGMWRVILIVPYAVPQLISLLLMRNLFNGQFGPINQYMGYFGLDGLPWLTDPFWAKVTVIIVNMWVGIPVSMLLIMGVLTTIPRDMYEAAEVDGASGYQKFRIVTLPMVLFSTAPTLITQFAGNINNFNAIFLLTGGSPVNGDYQYAGSTDLLVTWLYKLTLDQNKNNMASAIGIIIFIIVASFSLYNYRRTKSFKEEDMIQ is encoded by the coding sequence ATGCAACGACATCGCACGAGGGCCGCAATACTGTCGACGATTTTTATGGGATTGGGACAAATATATAACCGCCAATTCGTTAAAGGAATATTATATTTAGCCGTAGAAGCTGTAGCCGTTTTTTATTTTATTGAGAATCTTGCCAACTCCTTATGGGGCATTGTAACACTAGGAGAGAATCCGAGTCGTCTGGTTAAAGTGAAGGGGATCGCCAAGATGGTTACCGGTGATCACTCGATTTATATTATGATCCAAAGCTTGATCACCATCCTTATTCTTATTCTATTGATTATCGCGTGGTATTTGAATATCAGAGATGCTTACAAGATTGGAGAAAAACGTGATAACGGTCTTCAGGCAAACACTTTTAAACAAAGTGTTCGTTATATCCTGGATTACAAGTTTGCTCAAGCGTTTCTAGTCTTGCCGGGTATCGGTGTTCTATTCTTTACTATTATGCCTATTATCTTCATGATCCTGTTGGCCTTTACGAACTATTCCGCACCTGATCATCTTCCACCCGCCAAATTGGTGGACTGGGTTGGATTTCAGACCTTTCGTAATTTATTGGTCCTTAAGACATGGAGCCACACTTTTTATGGTGTATTAACATGGACAATTATATGGGCAGTTCTTTCAACCATTACTACATACTTCGGAGGACTGTTGGTCGCTTTGCTGGTGAGTCAGAAGGGCATTCGCTTCAAAGGAATGTGGAGAGTAATTCTGATTGTGCCTTACGCGGTGCCACAGTTAATCTCGCTTCTGCTCATGCGCAACTTATTTAACGGTCAATTCGGGCCTATCAATCAATACATGGGGTATTTTGGATTGGATGGATTACCGTGGCTGACTGACCCATTCTGGGCTAAGGTTACCGTAATTATCGTTAATATGTGGGTAGGTATTCCTGTTTCTATGCTGCTTATCATGGGCGTTCTGACTACTATCCCACGGGATATGTATGAAGCTGCTGAGGTGGATGGAGCATCGGGTTATCAGAAGTTCCGTATCGTAACGTTGCCGATGGTATTATTCTCCACAGCACCAACCTTGATTACGCAGTTTGCAGGTAACATCAACAACTTTAACGCAATCTTCCTATTAACTGGGGGTAGTCCGGTAAATGGTGACTATCAATATGCCGGTTCTACGGACTTGCTAGTAACCTGGTTATACAAATTAACGCTTGATCAGAATAAAAACAACATGGCTTCGGCAATAGGGATTATTATCTTTATCATTGTCGCTTCATTCTCCCTGTACAATTACCGCCGGACGAAGTCATTTAAAGAGGAGGATATGATCCAATGA
- a CDS encoding sugar ABC transporter permease, producing MSRKVANIIRLAGSYIILIALSIAALYPALWILLASFRPGKSLYSKTFIPEQFTLSHYRELFTSPSYMFGTWYANTLKIAVFSMLIGVVLTLLTSYAVSRFRFKARKTALSTVLILGMFPGFMSMIAIYMLLKEFNLLDTHIALIIVYAAGAPLGGTFIAKGFLDTIPRSLDEAARIDGASNFGIFMRIILPLSRPMITYMALTQFVGPWVDFIFARLILRTKENWTVAVGMWDMVNTNQNTNFTLFSAGAVLISIPIMILFVFLQRLLVDGLTAGASKG from the coding sequence ATGAGCAGAAAAGTCGCGAACATTATTCGCTTAGCAGGTAGTTATATTATCTTGATTGCTTTGTCGATAGCTGCACTCTATCCTGCCCTTTGGATTCTCTTAGCTTCCTTCCGACCTGGTAAATCATTGTACAGCAAAACGTTTATTCCCGAGCAATTCACTTTATCACATTACAGAGAATTGTTCACATCACCCAGCTATATGTTTGGGACTTGGTATGCCAATACCTTGAAAATAGCTGTGTTCTCGATGCTTATCGGGGTAGTTCTTACTTTGTTAACCAGTTATGCCGTATCCAGATTCCGGTTTAAAGCGCGTAAAACAGCGTTATCCACCGTATTGATTCTTGGTATGTTCCCTGGTTTTATGAGTATGATCGCTATTTATATGCTGCTTAAAGAGTTTAATTTGCTGGATACACATATTGCGTTAATTATCGTTTATGCGGCGGGGGCACCGCTGGGTGGGACCTTTATCGCTAAAGGGTTCCTGGATACGATTCCTCGTTCTTTGGATGAGGCGGCTCGAATAGATGGGGCGAGTAATTTCGGGATATTTATGCGGATCATCTTACCCTTGTCACGTCCTATGATCACTTACATGGCGCTGACTCAGTTTGTTGGTCCTTGGGTGGATTTCATTTTCGCCAGACTTATTTTGCGGACGAAGGAGAACTGGACGGTCGCAGTCGGAATGTGGGATATGGTTAACACGAACCAAAACACGAACTTTACCTTGTTCTCTGCGGGTGCGGTTTTGATCTCCATTCCAATTATGATTTTGTTTGTATTCTTGCAACGTCTGCTAGTAGATGGCTTGACAGCAGGAGCTAGTAAGGGGTAA
- the yhbH gene encoding sporulation protein YhbH → MSQSSGPFSFVVSKEDWSLHRKGHQDQERHQQKVREAIKDNLPDLVTEENIILSGGKQIVKVPIRSLDEYRIIYNFRKQKHVGQGDGESQVGDVLGRDSQSAQPGKGEKAGDQPGQDTVEAEVNLEDLEDILFQDMELPHLKPKNKEEIEVKSIIFNDIRKKGMMSNIDKKRTLLENLRRNASSGNPGIHSISPDDLRYKTWDDIRTPHSNAVIIAMMDTSGSMGSFEKYCARSFFFWMTRFLRRQYEKVEIVFLAHHTEAKEVSEHDFFTRGESGGTICSSAYQRAIEIIDSRYPPAQYNIYPFHFSDGDNLTSDNERCVKLIGELLKRSNMFGYGEVNQYNRSSTLMSAYRHLKHEQFMHYVIKDKKEVYQALKTFFSPKGTVNS, encoded by the coding sequence CTGTCGCAATCATCCGGTCCCTTTTCCTTCGTAGTCTCAAAAGAAGATTGGTCCCTTCATCGTAAAGGTCATCAGGATCAGGAACGCCATCAGCAAAAGGTCAGAGAAGCCATCAAGGATAATTTGCCTGACCTCGTTACCGAAGAGAATATTATTTTGTCAGGCGGTAAGCAGATTGTGAAGGTTCCGATTCGCAGTCTGGATGAATACCGGATTATTTATAACTTCCGTAAACAGAAGCATGTAGGACAGGGGGACGGAGAAAGCCAGGTCGGAGATGTGCTTGGGCGCGATTCACAATCGGCACAGCCAGGCAAAGGAGAAAAAGCAGGCGATCAGCCCGGTCAAGACACCGTGGAAGCAGAGGTCAATCTGGAAGACCTGGAGGACATTCTATTTCAGGATATGGAATTACCACATTTGAAGCCTAAGAATAAGGAAGAGATCGAGGTCAAATCCATTATTTTTAACGATATTCGTAAAAAAGGGATGATGTCCAACATCGATAAAAAACGTACGCTGCTGGAGAATCTTCGGCGCAATGCAAGCAGCGGCAATCCCGGCATCCACAGTATCAGCCCAGATGATCTGCGCTACAAAACATGGGATGATATTAGAACCCCTCATTCCAATGCGGTCATTATTGCCATGATGGATACGTCAGGTTCGATGGGTTCATTTGAAAAATACTGCGCCCGCAGCTTCTTCTTCTGGATGACCCGTTTTCTGCGCCGCCAGTATGAGAAGGTAGAGATTGTCTTTCTCGCCCACCATACGGAGGCTAAGGAAGTCAGTGAGCATGATTTCTTCACCCGTGGCGAAAGCGGGGGAACGATTTGTTCCTCGGCATATCAGCGAGCGATTGAAATTATCGATAGCCGCTACCCGCCTGCGCAGTACAATATTTATCCATTTCACTTCTCCGATGGTGATAATCTCACCTCCGACAACGAACGTTGCGTGAAGCTGATCGGAGAACTGCTGAAACGAAGCAATATGTTCGGCTACGGTGAGGTGAACCAATACAATCGAAGCAGTACCTTGATGTCAGCTTATCGCCATCTGAAACATGAACAATTCATGCATTACGTCATTAAAGACAAAAAAGAAGTGTATCAGGCGCTGAAGACCTTCTTTAGTCCAAAGGGTACGGTTAATTCTTAA
- a CDS encoding DUF11 domain-containing protein: MIPGSRTQPVVTNQSMVLFNSAAGVDGIVYSNTVNTPVVGPVLSLLKSTDKLHASLGDTLVYTITASNNGNTDAFLTVFDILPEGVSFISNSVLRDGVPLPGATPSSGIPLGSIAPQSQVSIAFQVVIISLPSSLVLQNKALGRFSFSTPEGRTVKGELASNSVLVSLRSYQLSTSLSASTPTSFIGDVVTYTLRLTNEGNSLLTQINAIISIPDGAVFIPGSVIAGGIYYPESDPAQGILLGSLDTDLSVDITFRVRVTEFSPSLALTNNAVVTYSVDEHTIMTESNTAVVSLVQAGVNISKKVDHVTAAPGDNLRYELTVTNNGNLAVNAVLTDAIPSGTLFVWDSVLLNGVLQKGARPAEGIQLGTLRGGTTAVVVFQVSIPAAINIHEIAAVQNHGSVQYTFVLPDGRTVRQTSRSNTVTTLVVTPVISLVVHAKPTIVEAGERVQCWISLTNSGNWPAEISLNRLTPEKCFLDPNSIVIDGVPNPQSSFAGTLPLGVVNAASMVNIHYFVQVSEQVMGRFLKGSVNAQYSFNMDGRDYSGESQSNSYVLTVDEISE; encoded by the coding sequence ATGATTCCCGGCTCACGTACCCAACCTGTCGTAACCAATCAATCCATGGTACTCTTCAATTCGGCAGCGGGTGTTGACGGAATTGTCTATTCCAATACCGTTAACACCCCGGTCGTGGGCCCCGTGCTTTCATTGCTGAAGAGTACAGATAAACTCCACGCCTCTTTAGGCGACACTTTGGTGTATACCATTACAGCCAGTAATAATGGAAATACAGATGCTTTTTTGACGGTGTTTGACATTCTTCCAGAAGGTGTATCCTTTATTTCCAACAGTGTGCTCAGAGACGGTGTGCCTCTTCCGGGGGCTACACCGTCTTCAGGCATCCCCCTTGGTTCTATTGCACCGCAGAGTCAAGTGAGCATCGCCTTTCAAGTCGTCATCATTTCCCTGCCGTCTTCCCTAGTGCTGCAAAATAAAGCGCTAGGCCGTTTTTCTTTTTCCACTCCGGAGGGAAGAACCGTTAAGGGTGAGCTTGCGTCTAACTCTGTACTGGTTTCTTTACGCTCCTACCAGCTCTCGACCTCCTTGTCTGCAAGTACTCCGACTTCTTTTATAGGGGATGTAGTCACTTACACCTTGCGGCTTACAAATGAAGGCAACAGCCTTTTAACTCAAATCAACGCAATAATTTCTATTCCGGACGGGGCCGTGTTTATACCGGGGAGTGTCATTGCAGGTGGGATTTATTACCCAGAATCGGACCCGGCGCAGGGGATATTACTCGGTTCGCTGGACACAGACCTAAGCGTTGATATTACTTTTCGTGTCCGAGTAACAGAGTTTTCTCCCTCGTTGGCCTTAACCAACAACGCGGTTGTCACCTATTCAGTCGATGAGCATACAATTATGACCGAAAGTAACACTGCGGTTGTCTCACTTGTCCAAGCGGGGGTCAACATTAGTAAAAAAGTGGATCATGTTACAGCAGCTCCGGGCGATAATTTGAGATATGAGCTTACGGTAACGAACAACGGGAATCTGGCTGTAAATGCAGTCCTAACAGATGCTATACCTTCAGGTACTCTTTTCGTATGGGATAGTGTTCTCTTAAATGGAGTGTTGCAAAAAGGTGCACGACCAGCGGAAGGCATCCAGTTAGGTACTTTAAGAGGCGGAACTACAGCAGTTGTAGTATTTCAAGTGAGTATACCTGCAGCCATTAACATTCATGAAATCGCAGCCGTACAAAACCATGGTAGTGTTCAGTATACCTTTGTGCTTCCAGACGGACGGACCGTACGACAAACCTCTCGTTCCAATACAGTTACCACCTTAGTAGTCACACCTGTCATTTCACTCGTAGTCCATGCAAAACCAACTATTGTAGAAGCAGGAGAGCGAGTCCAATGCTGGATCTCACTAACCAATAGCGGAAATTGGCCTGCGGAAATATCTCTGAATCGGCTAACCCCGGAAAAATGTTTTCTTGATCCCAACAGCATTGTGATTGATGGAGTTCCGAATCCACAATCTTCATTTGCCGGCACCTTGCCGCTGGGGGTAGTTAATGCTGCATCTATGGTTAACATTCATTATTTTGTCCAGGTAAGTGAACAGGTAATGGGTCGTTTCCTTAAGGGCTCCGTGAATGCTCAATACTCTTTCAATATGGATGGACGTGACTACTCTGGCGAAAGTCAATCTAACAGTTATGTGCTGACCGTAGATGAGATCAGTGAATAA
- a CDS encoding AraC family transcriptional regulator has protein sequence MTNLNLSPSGSLFQQVLIEGDYSPHFFAYYYKQWNNYNMSYHQHNSTEIMYLISGSCIVDVRPSSGGEERVRLKRGELIILDANVPHRLIVEEGAPCRMLNVEFGFMEYRGVAPSVGKLAREETALAEMLQLPFSSLVMPDPEEIYHVLKGLVLELDQSGGKGGSMVDLLFCELLLRLSRLRQEQLHTSQQPSQLYVRRSIEFLHQNYDQNIQVKDIAAAVNLHPGYLHRIFKSHTGRTLSDYLNMLRMEKAKMLLGQSDIPIAEIADYVGISSRQYFHLLFKKYADCTPVEFRNSIERHAWSYEEHDF, from the coding sequence TTGACGAACTTAAATCTGAGTCCTAGCGGGAGTCTTTTTCAGCAGGTTTTAATCGAGGGAGATTATAGTCCTCATTTTTTTGCTTACTATTATAAACAGTGGAATAACTACAATATGTCTTACCATCAGCATAATTCAACGGAAATCATGTATTTGATCTCAGGAAGTTGTATCGTAGATGTCCGTCCAAGCTCAGGAGGAGAAGAGAGAGTTCGGCTGAAGCGGGGAGAATTGATCATCCTAGACGCGAATGTTCCGCATAGGCTGATTGTTGAAGAGGGGGCACCTTGTCGGATGCTAAATGTGGAATTTGGCTTCATGGAATATAGAGGGGTTGCACCCTCTGTCGGCAAGCTAGCCCGTGAAGAAACGGCGCTCGCAGAAATGCTGCAGCTTCCTTTTTCCAGTTTAGTAATGCCTGATCCGGAGGAAATCTATCATGTTCTAAAGGGACTTGTGTTAGAGCTTGATCAGAGCGGCGGGAAGGGGGGAAGTATGGTTGATTTATTATTTTGTGAGCTTCTGTTGCGATTATCCAGACTTCGGCAAGAGCAGCTTCATACCAGCCAACAGCCCTCGCAGCTTTATGTGCGCCGGAGCATCGAATTTCTGCATCAGAACTATGACCAGAACATTCAGGTTAAGGACATCGCTGCCGCAGTAAATCTGCATCCCGGATATTTGCATCGAATTTTTAAGAGCCATACGGGTCGGACACTCAGCGATTACTTGAATATGCTGCGAATGGAGAAGGCGAAGATGCTGCTTGGGCAGAGCGACATCCCGATTGCTGAAATTGCAGATTACGTAGGAATTAGCAGCAGGCAATATTTTCACCTTCTTTTTAAAAAATACGCCGATTGCACGCCTGTAGAATTCCGCAATTCCATTGAGCGTCACGCCTGGAGTTATGAAGAGCATGATTTTTAG
- a CDS encoding alpha-glucosidase/alpha-galactosidase — protein sequence MSFKVSFIGAGSIGFTRGLLRDLLTVPEFKNIEVSFMDINSHNLEMVTELCQRDIKENGLNIQIQATTDRREALKDAKYVFCTIRMGGLEAFATDVDIPLKYGVDQCVGDTLCAGGIMYGQRGIAEMLNICRDIREMAAPDVLLLNYSNPMAMLTWACNKYGGVRTIGLCHGVQHGHQQIADVYGLKKSEVDIICAGINHQTWYISASHEGKDLTEGLLEAFEKHPEFSRTEKVRIDMLRRFGYYSTESNGHLSEYVPWYRKRSDEIMDWIDLGSWINGETGGYLRVCTEGRNWFETDFPNWMKDPALEYTKENRGEEHGSYIIEGLETGRVYRGHFNTVNNGVISNLPEDAIIEAPGYVDRNGISMPLVGELPLGPAAVCNVSISVQRLAVEAAVHGDDKLLRQAFMMDPLVGAVCNPKEIWQMVDEMLVAGEQWLPQYSEAIARAKERLASGELIPTNANNEGAARLKVKTVDEMMQDREAANKNAGESDKGKDREKVH from the coding sequence ATGTCATTTAAAGTGTCTTTTATAGGGGCAGGCAGCATTGGATTTACCCGTGGATTGTTGCGGGACTTACTAACTGTACCGGAATTTAAAAATATCGAAGTCTCATTTATGGATATTAACAGCCACAATCTGGAGATGGTCACGGAGCTATGCCAGCGTGATATTAAGGAGAATGGTTTAAATATACAAATTCAGGCGACAACGGATCGCAGAGAAGCACTGAAGGATGCTAAGTACGTATTTTGTACTATTCGGATGGGTGGGCTTGAAGCCTTTGCTACGGATGTGGACATTCCCTTAAAATACGGAGTCGATCAGTGTGTGGGAGATACTCTGTGTGCGGGAGGTATCATGTACGGGCAACGCGGAATTGCGGAGATGCTGAATATTTGCCGTGATATTAGGGAGATGGCAGCACCGGATGTGCTTTTGCTTAACTATTCGAACCCGATGGCTATGCTGACCTGGGCCTGCAATAAATATGGTGGTGTTCGGACCATCGGTCTATGTCATGGTGTACAGCATGGGCACCAACAAATTGCGGATGTGTATGGGCTTAAGAAATCCGAAGTTGATATTATCTGTGCGGGCATCAATCACCAGACCTGGTATATTTCAGCAAGTCATGAGGGGAAGGATCTGACCGAAGGTCTTTTAGAGGCTTTTGAGAAACATCCGGAATTCAGCCGTACGGAAAAAGTGCGCATCGATATGCTTCGTCGCTTTGGATACTATAGTACAGAATCCAATGGACACTTAAGTGAGTACGTGCCATGGTATCGTAAACGCAGTGATGAAATTATGGATTGGATCGATCTGGGGAGCTGGATTAACGGAGAAACAGGCGGTTATCTGCGTGTCTGCACGGAAGGTCGGAATTGGTTCGAGACCGATTTTCCAAACTGGATGAAAGACCCGGCATTGGAGTATACGAAGGAGAATCGCGGGGAAGAGCACGGCTCTTATATTATAGAAGGATTGGAAACGGGACGAGTGTACCGGGGGCACTTTAATACAGTGAACAATGGCGTAATCTCTAATTTACCAGAGGACGCCATTATCGAAGCACCGGGATATGTAGACCGGAACGGGATCTCCATGCCATTGGTAGGTGAATTGCCGCTTGGGCCTGCCGCCGTATGTAACGTGAGCATTTCAGTGCAACGTCTGGCGGTTGAAGCAGCTGTACACGGCGATGATAAGCTGTTGCGTCAGGCATTTATGATGGACCCACTCGTTGGTGCTGTATGTAATCCAAAAGAAATCTGGCAGATGGTCGATGAGATGCTCGTCGCAGGGGAACAGTGGCTGCCTCAATACAGCGAAGCTATTGCTAGGGCCAAGGAACGTTTGGCTTCAGGAGAGCTTATCCCAACGAACGCTAACAACGAGGGCGCTGCTCGCCTGAAGGTGAAGACGGTGGATGAGATGATGCAGGACCGGGAAGCAGCGAACAAAAATGCTGGTGAGTCTGATAAAGGCAAGGATAGAGAGAAGGTTCATTAG